CGCCACCTGGCTCAACGTGCAGGGCATCCGCCTGGCCGAGGTGCGCGTGGTGGCGGACCGGATGGAGGCGATCGGGGAGGCGGTGACGATTCTCGCCGCCCGCAACGATTATCTGTTCACGACGGGCGGCATCGGCCCGACTCACGACGACATCACCGTGGATGCGATCGCCGCCGCGCTCGGCGTGCCGGTCGTGATCCACCCGCGTGCCCGCGCGATCCTGGAGGATTATTATGTCGATCGCGGGGGGCTGAGCGATGCGCGCCTGCGGATGGCGCGCACGCCCGAGGGCGCCTCGCTGATCGAGAATGCGATGTCGGGCGCGCCGGGCATCCGCGTCGGCAACATCTTCATCCTCGCGGGCGTGCCCAATATCGCCGCGCGCATGCTGGATGCGCTGACCGGCACGCTGGAGGGTGGCCTGCCGGTATTATCGCGCACGATCGGCTGCTGGGTGGGGGAGAGCGCGGTGGCGGAGCTGTTGCGGTTGACCGAGGCGGATCATCCCGGCTGCCAGATCGGCTCCTATCCCTTCTTCCGCGAAGGGCGCACCGGCGCGAACTTCGTGATCCGCGCGACCGACGCGGACCTGCTCACCCGCTGCACGGGCGAATTGCTCGTGCGCCTGGCCGAGGCCGGCTACATGGGCGTCGACGGCGGGATCTGATCCTGACCCCGGCCGGCGACCGAGAGGATCGCCATCGAGATCAGGCCCAGCACGGTCGCGATCGCGAAGCCCACGCCCACGAAGCGGAACGGCGCCGCGTCGCTGGTGAAATAAGCGAGCGCCGGGCTGAACAAGGCGGGCGCGATGATCGCGCCGATCGCGGCCACGCTGCCGTTGAAGCCCTGCAATTCGCCCTGCGCATCCGGCGGCACCTTGCGCGACATCAGCCCGTTCATCGCCGGGAAGACGAGGCTCTGGATCGGCTGGAGCAGCATCACCGCGAACACCATCCAGCCTTCGCGAATGACAATGTAGCAGACGAATTGCCCGATCGCCGCCGCCATGCCGAGCAGCACCGAGGATCGCTCGCCCAGCCGTTTCACGATCGGGCCGACGACCACCATCTGCCCGAACGCCATCAGCAGGCCGACCACCGCCAGCGAGGCGCCGATCATGCCCGGCGACCAGCCGAAGGCGGCGATGGCGAAGAAGGCCCAGGTGGCCGGATAGATCATGCTCGCCACCTGCCAGAAGAAGGCGGCGACGCTGATCGGGATCACGCCGTGCAGCTTGCCCAGCGATTGCCAGGCACCCACCGGATTGGCGCGGCGCAGGCTGAACGGGCGGCGGTTTTCCAGCCTCAGCGTCTCGGGGAAGAGGAACAGGCCGAACAGCAGATTGACCGTCGCCAGCGCCGCCGCCGCATGGAAGGGCGCGCGCGGGCCGAATTCGCCCAGCAGGCCGCCGATGGCGGGCCCGACGACGAAGCCGATGCCGAAGGCCGCGCCCATCATCCCGAAATAGCGCGCGCGCTCGTCGGGCGTGGACATGTCGGCGAGCGCCGCGCCCGCCGGGCCGAACGAGGCGCCGAACAGGCCGGCCAGTGCGCGGCCGAGGAACAGCCAGCCGAGCGAGGGCGCGAACCCCATCAGCGCATAATCGATCGCGAACCCGGCCAGCGCGCCCAGCAACACCGGCCGCCGCCCGAAGCGGTCGCCCAGATTGCCCACCAGCGGCCCGGAGAGGAATTGCACGGCGGCATAGACCACGCCCAGCCACCCGCCGATCCGTGTCGCCTCCGGCAGATCGACATGGCCCAGCTTCATCACGATATCGGGCAGCACCGGCAGCACGATGCCGAAGCCGATCGCATCGATCAGCACCGCCAGCAGCACGAAATAGACGGCGTGGCGCGAGGCGCCGG
This DNA window, taken from Sphingomonas sp. AP4-R1, encodes the following:
- a CDS encoding molybdopterin-binding protein, producing the protein MEPTRIWTAALLVIGDEILSGRTQDRNVAQIATWLNVQGIRLAEVRVVADRMEAIGEAVTILAARNDYLFTTGGIGPTHDDITVDAIAAALGVPVVIHPRARAILEDYYVDRGGLSDARLRMARTPEGASLIENAMSGAPGIRVGNIFILAGVPNIAARMLDALTGTLEGGLPVLSRTIGCWVGESAVAELLRLTEADHPGCQIGSYPFFREGRTGANFVIRATDADLLTRCTGELLVRLAEAGYMGVDGGI
- a CDS encoding MFS transporter, producing MTAAPAAGASRHAVYFVLLAVLIDAIGFGIVLPVLPDIVMKLGHVDLPEATRIGGWLGVVYAAVQFLSGPLVGNLGDRFGRRPVLLGALAGFAIDYALMGFAPSLGWLFLGRALAGLFGASFGPAGAALADMSTPDERARYFGMMGAAFGIGFVVGPAIGGLLGEFGPRAPFHAAAALATVNLLFGLFLFPETLRLENRRPFSLRRANPVGAWQSLGKLHGVIPISVAAFFWQVASMIYPATWAFFAIAAFGWSPGMIGASLAVVGLLMAFGQMVVVGPIVKRLGERSSVLLGMAAAIGQFVCYIVIREGWMVFAVMLLQPIQSLVFPAMNGLMSRKVPPDAQGELQGFNGSVAAIGAIIAPALFSPALAYFTSDAAPFRFVGVGFAIATVLGLISMAILSVAGRGQDQIPPSTPM